The following are encoded in a window of Brevibacillus ruminantium genomic DNA:
- a CDS encoding H-type small acid-soluble spore protein, with amino-acid sequence MDLNRAQEIIRSTDKIEVQYQGKSVWIDGVDEHTETARVHTEGNPTDSMTVDVRQLDEKVLL; translated from the coding sequence ATGGACCTGAATCGAGCACAGGAAATTATCCGTTCCACAGACAAGATCGAAGTCCAGTATCAAGGGAAGTCTGTCTGGATTGACGGGGTAGATGAGCACACGGAAACCGCTCGCGTACATACCGAAGGAAACCCGACGGACAGCATGACCGTAGACGTGCGGCAACTCGATGAAAAGGTATTGCTGTAA
- the clpP gene encoding ATP-dependent Clp endopeptidase proteolytic subunit ClpP produces the protein MHMNLIPTVIEQTNRGERAYDIYSRLLKDRIIFLGTPINDTVANIVVAQMLFLQAEDPEKDISLYINSPGGSITAGMAIYDTMQFIKPDVSTICIGMAASMGAFLLAAGAKGKRYALPNSEVMIHQPLGGAQGQASDIEIAAKRILKMREHLNQILSERTGQPLERIQKDTDRDNFLSAQAAMEYGLIDKVITSEPTANK, from the coding sequence ATGCACATGAACTTGATTCCGACTGTAATTGAACAGACGAACCGCGGTGAGCGTGCTTACGATATCTATTCCCGTCTTCTGAAGGACCGCATTATCTTTCTCGGCACTCCGATCAATGATACAGTAGCCAACATTGTCGTTGCGCAAATGCTGTTCCTGCAAGCGGAAGACCCGGAAAAGGATATTTCTCTGTACATCAACAGCCCGGGCGGCTCCATTACCGCCGGTATGGCGATTTATGATACGATGCAGTTTATCAAACCGGACGTATCTACGATCTGTATCGGGATGGCTGCTTCGATGGGGGCATTCCTGCTGGCTGCGGGCGCCAAAGGTAAGCGCTACGCTTTGCCAAACAGCGAAGTGATGATCCATCAACCCCTCGGTGGTGCACAAGGCCAGGCCAGCGATATCGAAATCGCAGCCAAACGCATCCTGAAAATGCGCGAGCATCTCAACCAGATTCTCTCCGAGAGAACCGGCCAACCCCTGGAGCGCATCCAAAAGGATACCGATCGCGACAACTTCCTTTCTGCACAGGCAGCGATGGAATACGGCCTGATTGACAAAGTAATTACATCTGAACCAACTGCCAATAAATAA
- a CDS encoding anti-sigma factor family protein, translated as MPHIDEFTLMMYCDGELSETEAYTVQEHVSTCCLCRKAMEQQMAEGSLVAEHFFAGDLPPLSFELHPLTKAQIKGIARLHKQKHRRFTWRIILFAGSIIALVTGYLLFWQRIWVEWALPALTTWRTQLFWSSALWINDNARDLLNAPGAYLIALPLPFLVLIGLLLVLNIRFSPLSHTSITKREVD; from the coding sequence ATGCCGCATATTGATGAATTTACCTTGATGATGTATTGTGACGGGGAATTATCTGAGACAGAAGCATATACCGTGCAAGAGCATGTCAGCACCTGTTGCCTTTGCCGAAAAGCCATGGAGCAGCAGATGGCAGAAGGCAGTTTGGTCGCAGAACATTTTTTTGCCGGCGACCTCCCTCCCCTCTCGTTTGAGCTTCATCCACTGACCAAGGCTCAGATTAAGGGAATCGCGAGGCTGCACAAACAGAAGCACCGGCGATTTACCTGGCGCATCATTTTGTTTGCAGGGAGCATCATCGCTCTGGTAACCGGCTACCTCCTTTTTTGGCAGCGCATCTGGGTGGAGTGGGCACTGCCAGCCTTGACCACCTGGAGAACACAGCTCTTCTGGAGCTCGGCGCTGTGGATCAATGACAATGCACGCGATCTATTGAACGCCCCCGGTGCTTATCTCATCGCGCTCCCGCTGCCGTTCCTGGTTTTGATCGGCTTGCTGCTCGTCCTGAATATCCGCTTTTCGCCTCTCTCTCACACGAGCATCACCAAGCGGGAGGTTGATTAA
- a CDS encoding glutaredoxin family protein has translation MNRKPFHIVLYGRPGCHLCDQVEAVLQVLGEEFPLELRLVNIEQDPALHERYLFVIPVVEIDGEEVFPSVTHVVTMEELWNELDRRSRQG, from the coding sequence ATGAACAGGAAACCATTTCACATCGTTCTGTACGGCCGCCCGGGCTGCCATCTCTGCGATCAGGTGGAGGCAGTGCTGCAGGTACTGGGAGAGGAATTTCCGCTGGAGCTGAGGCTGGTCAACATTGAGCAGGACCCCGCGCTGCATGAGCGCTATCTGTTTGTCATCCCGGTCGTGGAGATTGACGGGGAGGAGGTCTTTCCGTCCGTGACGCATGTGGTGACCATGGAAGAGCTGTGGAATGAGCTGGACAGACGCTCCCGGCAAGGATAA
- a CDS encoding HPr family phosphocarrier protein, translating into MVQQQVVVKLKTGLQARPAAFFVQEANRFVSEVFVEKGNKKVNAKSIMGIMSLAISSGTEIVISAEGPDASQAVTSLSNLVSKEE; encoded by the coding sequence ATGGTTCAACAGCAGGTTGTGGTCAAGTTGAAAACTGGTTTGCAGGCCCGTCCTGCGGCGTTTTTTGTGCAGGAGGCTAACCGGTTTGTATCGGAGGTATTTGTTGAAAAAGGGAACAAGAAGGTAAATGCGAAAAGCATCATGGGGATTATGAGCCTCGCCATTAGTTCGGGAACGGAGATCGTGATTTCTGCTGAAGGGCCTGATGCATCGCAAGCAGTTACCAGCCTGAGCAATTTGGTGAGCAAAGAAGAATAG
- the whiA gene encoding DNA-binding protein WhiA — protein sequence MSSFAALTKKELTMLEGPDCCSRAELAALIRMNGSLQFGAGRLVLDVTTENAAIARRIYTLLKKMFKVHAELLVRKKMRLKKNNVYIVRIPHGANEILHELRIMEESLSFVRGISPDIVKSSCCRAAFLRGAFLAGGSVNHPEASSYHLEIFTSYQDFCEALTKMANRYKLNAKCIERKKGYVLYIKEGEKITEFLSLIGAHQALFYFEDVRIVKDMRNSVNRLHNCEMANINKTVNAAAKQMENIKLIQEEIGLENLPKRLREVAELRLIHPDINLKELGEMIPSGVVSKSGINHRLRKINEIADKLREKENISV from the coding sequence ATGTCATCTTTCGCCGCGCTGACAAAGAAGGAACTAACCATGTTAGAGGGTCCTGATTGTTGCAGCCGTGCAGAGCTGGCCGCACTGATACGCATGAACGGCAGCCTGCAATTTGGCGCAGGGCGTCTCGTACTGGATGTGACTACGGAAAATGCGGCGATTGCCAGACGGATCTACACTCTGTTGAAAAAAATGTTCAAAGTGCATGCAGAGCTTTTGGTCCGAAAGAAAATGCGGCTGAAGAAAAACAATGTCTACATCGTAAGAATTCCGCATGGTGCCAACGAAATTCTCCATGAACTGCGCATCATGGAGGAGAGCCTTTCCTTTGTCAGGGGAATCTCACCCGACATCGTGAAATCATCCTGCTGCCGGGCAGCTTTTCTGCGTGGTGCTTTTTTGGCCGGCGGGTCTGTCAATCATCCGGAGGCATCCAGCTATCATTTGGAGATCTTCACCTCCTATCAGGATTTTTGCGAGGCGCTGACCAAAATGGCGAATCGCTACAAGCTGAATGCCAAGTGCATTGAGCGGAAAAAAGGGTATGTGCTCTATATCAAGGAAGGGGAAAAGATCACGGAATTTCTCAGCTTGATCGGGGCGCATCAGGCGCTGTTTTACTTTGAGGATGTCCGCATCGTAAAGGACATGCGCAACTCGGTAAACCGCCTGCATAACTGCGAGATGGCCAATATCAACAAGACCGTCAATGCAGCGGCCAAGCAGATGGAGAATATCAAATTGATCCAAGAAGAGATCGGTCTGGAAAACCTGCCCAAGCGGCTGCGCGAGGTAGCAGAGCTGCGTTTGATCCATCCCGATATCAATTTGAAAGAGCTGGGCGAGATGATTCCCAGCGGCGTGGTCAGCAAGTCAGGGATCAACCACCGATTGCGGAAAATTAACGAAATCGCTGACAAATTACGAGAAAAAGAAAATATTTCCGTATAG
- a CDS encoding Na+/H+ antiporter NhaC family protein, whose translation MNIHTVLPILSLMAGIALSLTFGFPLFLGIVLAILVTLVSVKRLGYSWRKQWNFGWEGVKQTKPVLMILFLVGLLIPLLMMGGTIPAIIFYGLSIVDVKYMLILSYLLASAASYLLGTSVGTLSTVGLALMGIAHTAGIPAAMVAGALISGAMVGERFSPISSSRLLILSSLDMTEKEDRSNSRTAWLAVAICGVMFLTLDLFRSEASDTGVIGQYQQLLQQVFAIGWLPLVPLLVLIGSFAFRVKAVPALLYGLLSAALLVLATVPIEPAAMGRSILYGYELHTGTPLDQLVHGGGMLAILEVLVLITLAGFLNGILNRANLLAPLVEGLIGKTEHTVVLAGKAVLLSLLVVIISCNQTIPILVMSSTLLPRFSRMEQGHVFLGRTMLDSTLVLPVLIPWNGLAMVMSVTLGVPTVQILPYLFFSFVLPVLTIITARRFQASGSPATHKKAM comes from the coding sequence ATGAACATTCATACCGTTCTCCCGATCCTCTCACTGATGGCGGGCATCGCGCTCAGTTTGACGTTTGGCTTCCCGCTGTTTTTAGGGATTGTTTTGGCAATCTTGGTCACACTGGTTAGTGTAAAACGACTTGGGTATTCCTGGCGCAAACAGTGGAATTTTGGCTGGGAGGGAGTCAAGCAGACCAAGCCGGTACTGATGATCCTGTTTCTGGTGGGACTGCTGATCCCGCTCCTGATGATGGGCGGCACGATCCCGGCGATCATCTTTTACGGGCTCTCCATCGTGGATGTAAAGTACATGCTGATCCTCTCCTATTTACTGGCGTCAGCTGCCAGCTATCTGCTGGGTACCTCCGTCGGCACCCTGAGCACCGTCGGACTGGCCCTGATGGGCATCGCCCATACGGCGGGCATTCCGGCGGCGATGGTAGCCGGTGCCTTGATCAGCGGGGCCATGGTGGGAGAACGGTTTTCCCCCATCTCCAGTAGCCGGCTTTTGATCCTCAGCAGTCTCGACATGACCGAAAAAGAGGATCGCAGCAACTCCCGGACCGCCTGGCTGGCAGTGGCCATCTGCGGAGTCATGTTTCTGACCCTCGATCTTTTCCGGTCAGAAGCCAGTGACACAGGTGTCATCGGGCAGTATCAGCAGCTTTTGCAGCAGGTCTTTGCCATCGGCTGGCTGCCGCTGGTTCCGCTGTTGGTCCTGATCGGATCGTTTGCCTTTCGCGTCAAGGCGGTTCCCGCTTTGCTTTACGGACTGCTGTCGGCTGCGTTGCTTGTGCTGGCCACTGTACCGATCGAGCCTGCTGCGATGGGCCGCTCGATCCTGTACGGTTATGAGCTCCATACCGGAACGCCGCTGGATCAGCTGGTGCACGGCGGCGGCATGCTTGCCATTTTGGAGGTGCTGGTGCTCATTACGCTAGCGGGCTTTCTGAACGGCATCCTCAACCGCGCCAATCTGCTGGCACCCCTCGTAGAGGGACTGATCGGAAAGACGGAACACACTGTCGTCCTGGCTGGCAAAGCGGTACTGCTGTCGCTTTTGGTCGTGATCATCAGCTGTAACCAGACGATTCCGATTCTGGTGATGAGCTCGACGCTGCTGCCCCGTTTTAGCCGGATGGAGCAGGGGCATGTGTTTTTGGGACGGACGATGCTGGACTCGACACTGGTCTTGCCCGTCTTGATCCCCTGGAACGGTCTGGCGATGGTCATGTCTGTGACGCTGGGTGTCCCTACGGTACAGATACTGCCATATCTCTTCTTTTCTTTTGTTTTGCCTGTCCTGACAATCATAACGGCCCGGCGCTTTCAGGCATCGGGAAGTCCAGCTACACATAAAAAAGCTATGTAA
- the rpoN gene encoding RNA polymerase factor sigma-54, giving the protein MNMGLGLYQEQTLKLVMTPELRQAITILQYSAVDLVSYLQEQANENPVFDLQEAAAPLAPAKMEKQQPEIDWKEIVGNRATGDYATNKNESTYNPLDFVHQGTVTLYEHLERQLGFIKSFTPSQRRMALFLIGNLDEKGYLEITLEEAAEGLGAGLDEVEDVLAVIQHFDPVGVAARNLEECLLLQLRHLALDDEQIVLVVSEHLQDVADCRFQRIADKVGCTVQEVQGMADLLRTLNPRPGAAFSKVETRYVIPDVSVEKVGDEYLVLVNDITTPRLKINSFYEKMLNQPKSQDEAKQFIHEKLNAAMWLAKSLEQRRLTLMRVTQAIVEMQREFFDHGVHYLKPMTQKEIAERVGLHESTISRATSNKYVQTPRGIFELKYFFTSALSTAGGEVTSSESVKRRIKALIEQEDRKQPLSDQKLAEMLMQEGIEISRRTVAKYREEMMIPSSAKRKRY; this is encoded by the coding sequence GTGAACATGGGTCTTGGACTTTATCAGGAACAAACCTTGAAGCTTGTAATGACACCGGAGCTGAGACAGGCTATCACGATTCTGCAATATTCGGCTGTCGACCTTGTTTCTTACTTACAGGAGCAGGCTAATGAAAATCCGGTGTTCGATTTGCAGGAAGCTGCGGCTCCGTTGGCACCGGCAAAAATGGAGAAACAACAGCCGGAAATAGATTGGAAGGAAATCGTAGGGAACCGGGCCACAGGAGATTATGCTACAAACAAAAATGAAAGCACTTACAATCCACTGGATTTCGTCCATCAAGGAACGGTTACCTTGTATGAGCATTTGGAGCGCCAGCTTGGCTTTATCAAGAGCTTTACCCCGTCCCAGCGAAGGATGGCGCTGTTTTTGATCGGCAATCTGGACGAAAAAGGGTATCTGGAGATCACGTTGGAGGAAGCTGCAGAGGGGCTGGGTGCAGGCCTGGACGAGGTGGAGGATGTTCTGGCCGTCATCCAGCATTTTGATCCGGTGGGTGTGGCCGCACGCAATCTGGAGGAATGCCTCTTGCTTCAGCTTCGCCACCTTGCTTTGGACGACGAGCAGATCGTGCTCGTGGTCAGCGAGCATCTGCAGGATGTGGCCGATTGCCGCTTTCAGCGCATCGCGGATAAGGTAGGCTGTACGGTGCAGGAGGTTCAGGGAATGGCTGACCTCCTGCGGACTCTCAATCCCAGGCCGGGTGCTGCTTTTTCCAAAGTGGAAACGCGCTATGTCATCCCGGATGTCTCCGTGGAAAAAGTGGGCGATGAGTACCTGGTACTGGTCAACGATATCACGACACCGCGGTTGAAGATCAACAGTTTTTATGAAAAAATGCTGAACCAGCCAAAGAGCCAGGATGAGGCAAAGCAGTTTATTCACGAAAAGCTGAATGCCGCGATGTGGCTGGCGAAAAGTCTGGAGCAGCGCCGCCTTACGCTGATGCGGGTGACGCAAGCGATCGTCGAGATGCAGCGGGAGTTTTTTGATCACGGCGTCCATTACTTAAAGCCGATGACGCAGAAAGAGATCGCGGAGAGGGTCGGCTTGCACGAGTCGACGATCAGCCGCGCGACCAGCAACAAATACGTCCAGACACCGCGCGGGATTTTTGAGCTGAAGTACTTCTTTACCTCGGCGCTGTCTACCGCAGGCGGAGAAGTCACCTCCTCGGAAAGCGTCAAACGCCGGATCAAGGCGCTGATCGAGCAGGAGGACCGCAAACAGCCGCTCTCCGATCAGAAGCTGGCAGAAATGCTGATGCAGGAAGGAATCGAAATCTCCCGGCGCACGGTGGCAAAATACCGGGAAGAGATGATGATTCCCTCGTCAGCCAAACGAAAGAGGTACTGA
- a CDS encoding sugar-binding transcriptional regulator, with product MQRFIEMQQKLLPDLIAVMRERYMLLRSISHLQPIGRRALAQAMQTTERILRAEVELLKDTGLIHVTAAGMTLTEEGHRVLEEMEPLTADLFGLTELAEQLQRLLGISQVVVVQGDADHSAWVKEELGRVGARLLKQYIHEDDIVAVTGGTSVASVAHHLTPAPSFRGVQFVPARGGLGERVELQANTLASAMAAKTGSSYRLLHVPDRLRPDALQTLMDEPQVQDVLALLQHTRLVIHGIGDALAMAKRRNYTEAELAELKAAGAVSEAFGYYFNAAGETVHRMPTIGLQLEDVKQAETVLSIAGGESKAKAILSFAKQSCQNVLITDEGAARAILSSNRL from the coding sequence ATGCAGCGTTTTATTGAGATGCAACAAAAACTGCTGCCTGACCTGATTGCCGTTATGCGGGAGCGCTACATGCTGCTGCGCTCGATCTCACATCTGCAGCCGATCGGAAGACGGGCGTTGGCCCAGGCGATGCAAACCACGGAACGGATTCTCCGCGCCGAGGTGGAGCTGCTGAAGGATACCGGGCTGATCCATGTGACGGCGGCAGGCATGACGCTCACCGAAGAGGGACACCGGGTATTGGAAGAGATGGAGCCGCTGACGGCAGATCTGTTCGGATTGACTGAGCTGGCAGAGCAGCTTCAGCGATTGCTTGGCATCTCGCAGGTCGTTGTGGTGCAGGGAGACGCGGATCACTCGGCCTGGGTGAAGGAAGAGCTGGGTAGAGTCGGCGCGCGGCTGCTGAAGCAGTACATTCACGAGGATGACATCGTGGCCGTGACCGGCGGCACCTCGGTTGCCAGCGTGGCTCATCATCTGACTCCGGCACCGTCCTTTCGGGGCGTACAGTTCGTTCCGGCTCGGGGCGGTCTGGGCGAGCGGGTAGAGCTGCAAGCCAACACGCTGGCCTCTGCCATGGCCGCAAAGACCGGCAGCTCCTACCGCCTGCTCCACGTCCCTGACCGCTTGCGCCCGGATGCGCTGCAGACGCTGATGGATGAGCCGCAGGTGCAGGATGTCCTCGCACTGCTGCAGCATACGCGCCTGGTTATCCACGGGATCGGGGATGCGCTGGCGATGGCGAAGCGGCGCAACTACACGGAGGCGGAGCTGGCAGAGCTAAAGGCAGCCGGGGCCGTATCCGAGGCCTTCGGCTACTACTTCAATGCCGCCGGTGAGACCGTCCACCGGATGCCGACCATCGGGCTGCAGCTGGAGGATGTGAAGCAGGCAGAAACGGTCCTCTCCATCGCGGGAGGAGAAAGCAAGGCAAAAGCGATTCTTTCCTTTGCCAAACAGTCGTGCCAGAATGTACTTATCACGGATGAAGGAGCCGCACGCGCGATTCTTTCCTCCAATCGACTGTAA
- a CDS encoding QueT transporter family protein → MNVKTLVVNGILAALYIAVSMLIQPFGFTNVQFRVSEMFNHLIVFNKKYFFGIVLGVFITNLLFSPMAAYDLVFGVGQSVLALLITIFSMRFIKGIWARMMFNTAVFTFTMFLIAYELKLVFDLPFYFTWLTTAVGECAVMLVGAPIMYLINKRLQLEKRV, encoded by the coding sequence ATGAACGTAAAAACGCTTGTCGTAAACGGTATCCTGGCAGCTTTGTACATTGCTGTCTCGATGCTCATCCAGCCGTTTGGTTTTACCAATGTACAATTCCGGGTATCCGAAATGTTTAACCATCTCATCGTGTTCAACAAGAAGTACTTTTTCGGAATTGTCCTGGGAGTTTTTATCACCAATCTGCTGTTTTCGCCGATGGCTGCCTACGATCTGGTCTTTGGTGTCGGCCAATCCGTGCTCGCCCTCCTGATTACCATTTTCTCCATGCGGTTTATCAAAGGCATCTGGGCCCGGATGATGTTCAACACCGCCGTCTTTACCTTCACCATGTTCTTGATCGCCTATGAGCTGAAGCTGGTCTTTGATCTGCCCTTCTACTTTACCTGGCTGACCACAGCAGTGGGTGAATGTGCGGTGATGCTGGTCGGTGCACCCATCATGTATCTCATAAACAAACGTCTCCAGTTGGAAAAACGGGTGTAA
- a CDS encoding branched-chain amino acid ABC transporter substrate-binding protein, translating to MKKQKSIALLTTVFALSTALAGCGGGGNTGGGQATQPSGDSGGSNGGGGGATEKIVIATVGPMSGQYSDYGSTAKAGAEYALKQNQEKFKALGFDIQMLTQDDQADPKQGVAVAQMLISNADVLGVVGHVTTGASITASAQYEQDKLVMVSPSSTGSNLTDEGKKVVHRICARDDQQGSKAAIFAKNQLNVKNAYIVHDKQAYGQGLADEVKKQFEKDGVTIAGYEGITAGEKDYSAVINQIVAANPDMIYFGGYYSDAGILIKQARDKGYKGVFMGGDGYDSSDLVKIAGADNANNVIFTSTVGDLTATEEGKKWISDFESATGNKVGIFTSFGYDSMNVLLHGLEEAIKANGGKKPSREQVLDAVHQVKDFQGQFVKVTFNEKGDNEFASVYVYKYENGEKVYVGEAK from the coding sequence ATGAAAAAACAGAAAAGTATTGCTCTTCTTACAACAGTATTTGCTTTAAGCACAGCGCTGGCGGGCTGCGGCGGCGGTGGCAACACGGGCGGCGGGCAGGCTACGCAGCCAAGCGGTGATTCGGGCGGTTCTAATGGAGGCGGCGGTGGCGCTACAGAAAAAATCGTCATTGCGACTGTAGGTCCAATGTCCGGTCAGTACTCCGACTACGGCAGCACGGCAAAAGCAGGTGCAGAATACGCCCTGAAACAAAACCAGGAGAAATTCAAAGCACTGGGCTTTGATATCCAAATGCTGACACAGGACGACCAGGCCGATCCGAAGCAAGGTGTGGCGGTTGCCCAAATGTTGATTTCCAATGCAGACGTTCTCGGGGTTGTCGGTCACGTAACCACCGGTGCATCGATCACTGCATCTGCCCAATACGAGCAAGACAAACTGGTCATGGTATCTCCGTCTTCCACGGGCTCCAACCTGACAGACGAAGGCAAAAAGGTTGTGCACCGCATCTGTGCGCGTGACGACCAACAAGGCTCCAAGGCAGCCATTTTTGCCAAGAACCAGCTGAACGTAAAAAATGCCTACATCGTTCACGACAAGCAGGCGTATGGCCAAGGTCTGGCTGACGAAGTGAAAAAGCAATTTGAAAAAGACGGCGTAACCATCGCGGGCTATGAGGGCATCACGGCTGGTGAGAAGGATTACAGCGCTGTAATCAACCAAATCGTCGCGGCCAATCCGGACATGATCTACTTTGGCGGATACTACTCCGATGCCGGTATCCTGATCAAGCAAGCGCGTGATAAAGGCTACAAAGGCGTATTCATGGGTGGAGACGGCTACGACTCTTCAGACCTGGTGAAAATCGCCGGTGCTGACAACGCAAACAACGTGATCTTTACGTCTACGGTAGGCGATCTGACTGCAACTGAGGAAGGCAAGAAGTGGATTTCCGATTTTGAATCTGCTACTGGCAACAAAGTAGGGATCTTTACTTCCTTCGGTTATGATTCCATGAACGTACTGCTGCATGGTCTGGAAGAAGCAATCAAGGCCAATGGCGGCAAAAAGCCGTCCCGTGAACAAGTGCTGGATGCTGTTCACCAAGTCAAGGACTTCCAAGGCCAATTCGTAAAAGTAACCTTTAACGAAAAAGGCGACAATGAATTCGCGTCTGTCTATGTGTACAAGTATGAAAATGGTGAAAAAGTATATGTAGGCGAAGCGAAGTAA
- a CDS encoding DUF4023 domain-containing protein, protein MDMTKMSTKEFVEKVHEAQAHARENKEHSGYGHPEKRLPSKQGIR, encoded by the coding sequence ATGGATATGACCAAGATGAGCACAAAAGAGTTCGTCGAAAAAGTTCACGAAGCTCAGGCCCATGCTCGGGAGAACAAGGAGCACAGCGGATACGGCCATCCGGAAAAACGTCTCCCCAGCAAGCAGGGCATCCGCTAA
- a CDS encoding RNA polymerase sigma factor produces MDQELLRANREAARLVQQFLKGQSRAFPALVQLFTPRVMSIIRRLVSSYHDGEDLHNEIWLKVAQHLHKYDTTLPFHSWLYRIASNACIDFLRKKREIVLEDEQLHQQVHKQPTDRVKSPELFLLEKESYSELTSLLDSLNDTDRLILTLRFVQELSYEEIGSMVGMSKNTIGTRLFRARKHLKELLDRQREERRRSDAAY; encoded by the coding sequence ATGGATCAAGAATTACTACGGGCAAATCGAGAAGCTGCCCGGTTGGTGCAACAATTTCTCAAAGGCCAGTCCCGGGCGTTTCCGGCGCTCGTTCAGTTGTTTACTCCCCGGGTGATGAGCATTATCAGGAGATTGGTCTCCAGCTACCATGACGGCGAGGACCTTCACAATGAAATTTGGCTGAAAGTTGCCCAACATTTGCACAAATACGATACAACCCTTCCTTTTCACTCCTGGCTTTACCGCATCGCCTCCAATGCTTGTATTGATTTTTTGCGAAAAAAACGGGAAATTGTTTTGGAGGATGAACAGCTTCATCAGCAAGTCCACAAGCAGCCCACGGATCGAGTAAAAAGCCCTGAGCTGTTCCTGCTGGAAAAAGAAAGCTATTCAGAATTAACCTCCTTGCTCGACTCTTTGAATGATACAGATCGATTGATCCTGACCCTCCGGTTTGTTCAGGAACTGAGTTACGAAGAGATTGGAAGCATGGTTGGCATGAGTAAAAATACAATCGGAACAAGGCTGTTCCGCGCGCGAAAACATCTAAAAGAGCTGCTTGACCGACAAAGAGAGGAAAGGAGACGCTCCGATGCCGCATATTGA
- a CDS encoding polymer-forming cytoskeletal protein — translation MKRLCSLLLLVTLLFMGTAAFAFTGISEERFHLAADVVHRGDLAVYSTNTVIEGVVDGDLYVFSQNVQIKGHVTGDLLSFAAATIVSGQIDGNIRSLADTLFVTGKVAGSVTSISNHMRLEKDSKIGKNLLLLASQADLGGEVDREVNGMVENIGITGRIGEGISKLHAMTLSIDAPAEIGGDLVYSSPQRAVIGPGAVLKGKEDYSYLEDLEINLNLGYLPLFLAFASLLSTLLLWLAIRFLFPAGLTGIYRQLDLGKGSTYVWGTCLVLGIPLLMILLWISLIGIPVGLILLSVFLILTWLAKVFVGAWLGIRLTERFHWKSSPLLAELLGVIALQCLLLIPLLGWLMALPVWVAFFGALAGAVIKTNKTFLP, via the coding sequence TTGAAACGCCTGTGCAGTCTGCTTCTGCTGGTCACTCTCTTGTTCATGGGCACCGCTGCTTTTGCTTTTACCGGGATTTCCGAAGAGCGTTTTCATCTGGCTGCTGACGTGGTACATCGGGGAGATCTGGCCGTATATTCTACGAATACCGTCATTGAAGGCGTGGTCGACGGAGATTTGTACGTCTTTAGTCAAAATGTGCAAATAAAAGGACACGTCACAGGAGATTTATTAAGCTTCGCTGCCGCCACGATTGTCTCCGGTCAGATCGATGGAAATATTCGCTCTCTGGCAGATACGCTTTTCGTCACCGGGAAAGTGGCGGGAAGTGTTACCTCCATTTCCAATCATATGCGGTTGGAGAAGGACAGCAAAATCGGAAAGAACCTGCTGTTGCTGGCATCCCAAGCTGACCTCGGCGGTGAAGTGGATCGAGAAGTAAACGGAATGGTAGAAAATATCGGGATAACCGGCAGGATCGGAGAGGGGATCTCTAAATTGCACGCGATGACGCTGAGCATCGACGCCCCTGCCGAAATTGGCGGCGATCTGGTCTATAGCAGCCCGCAGCGGGCGGTAATCGGACCTGGCGCCGTCCTGAAGGGGAAAGAAGACTATTCCTATCTCGAGGATTTGGAAATCAATCTCAACTTGGGGTACCTTCCACTCTTTCTGGCTTTTGCTTCTTTGCTGAGCACGCTGCTGCTGTGGCTGGCGATCCGCTTTTTGTTTCCGGCCGGGCTAACCGGCATCTATCGACAGCTTGATCTGGGAAAAGGGAGTACGTATGTGTGGGGTACATGCCTGGTTCTGGGTATTCCACTCTTAATGATCCTGTTATGGATTTCACTGATTGGCATTCCTGTAGGCCTGATTCTCCTGTCTGTCTTTCTGATTTTGACCTGGCTGGCCAAGGTATTCGTGGGAGCCTGGCTGGGTATACGGCTGACGGAAAGATTCCATTGGAAAAGCTCCCCGCTGTTGGCGGAGCTGCTGGGCGTGATTGCCCTCCAGTGTCTTTTGCTCATCCCGTTGCTGGGCTGGCTGATGGCTCTGCCCGTATGGGTCGCCTTCTTTGGAGCATTGGCCGGAGCCGTGATCAAAACGAATAAAACTTTTCTCCCGTGA